From a single Peromyscus maniculatus bairdii isolate BWxNUB_F1_BW_parent chromosome 4, HU_Pman_BW_mat_3.1, whole genome shotgun sequence genomic region:
- the Dut gene encoding deoxyuridine 5'-triphosphate nucleotidohydrolase, mitochondrial isoform X2: MPCSEDDAAGSVSKRARAEDGACLRFVRLSEHATAPTRGSARAAGYDLYSAYDYTVPPMEKAVVKTDIQIAVPSGCYGRVAPRSGLAVKHFIDVGAGVIDEDYRGNVGVVLFNFGKEKFEVKKGDRIAQLICERIFYPDLEEVETLDVTERGSGGFGSTGKN; this comes from the exons ATGCCCTGCTCGGAAGACGACGCCGCCGGCTCCGTCAGCAAGCGGGCTCGGGCCGAGGACGGCGCTTGTCTGCGCTTCGTGCGGCTCTCGGAGCACGCCACGGCTCCCACCCGCGGGTCGGCGCGCGCCGCGGGCTACGACCTGTACAG TGCCTATGATTATACCGTACCACCCATGGAGAAAGCCGTTGTGAAAACAGACATTCAGATAGCTGTTCCTTCCGGATGCTATGGAAGAGTAG cTCCACGTTCTGGCTTGGCAGTAAAACACTTCATAGATGTAGGAg CCGGTGTCATAGATGAAGATTACAGAGGAAATGTTGGTGTTGTGCTGTTTAATTTTGGAAAAGAGAAGTTTGAAG taaaaaAAGGTGATCGGATTGCACAGCTCATTTGTGAACGGATCTTCTATCCGGACTTAGAAGAAGTTGAA ACACTGGATGTCACTGAAAGGGGCTCAGGAGGCTTCGGCTCCACTGGAAAGAATTAA
- the Dut gene encoding deoxyuridine 5'-triphosphate nucleotidohydrolase, mitochondrial isoform X1, whose translation MLLLGARALPGRRCLLRAWLPARALPPAAQSRSGDRADDAAGSVSKRARAEDGACLRFVRLSEHATAPTRGSARAAGYDLYSAYDYTVPPMEKAVVKTDIQIAVPSGCYGRVAPRSGLAVKHFIDVGAGVIDEDYRGNVGVVLFNFGKEKFEVKKGDRIAQLICERIFYPDLEEVETLDVTERGSGGFGSTGKN comes from the exons ATGCTGCTCCTGGGCGCGCGAGCGCTCCCGGGGCGCCGCTGCCTCCTGCGGGCTTGGCTCCCCGCGCGCGCGCTCCCGCCGGCGGCGCAGAGCCGAAGCGGCGACCGAGCCG ACGACGCCGCCGGCTCCGTCAGCAAGCGGGCTCGGGCCGAGGACGGCGCTTGTCTGCGCTTCGTGCGGCTCTCGGAGCACGCCACGGCTCCCACCCGCGGGTCGGCGCGCGCCGCGGGCTACGACCTGTACAG TGCCTATGATTATACCGTACCACCCATGGAGAAAGCCGTTGTGAAAACAGACATTCAGATAGCTGTTCCTTCCGGATGCTATGGAAGAGTAG cTCCACGTTCTGGCTTGGCAGTAAAACACTTCATAGATGTAGGAg CCGGTGTCATAGATGAAGATTACAGAGGAAATGTTGGTGTTGTGCTGTTTAATTTTGGAAAAGAGAAGTTTGAAG taaaaaAAGGTGATCGGATTGCACAGCTCATTTGTGAACGGATCTTCTATCCGGACTTAGAAGAAGTTGAA ACACTGGATGTCACTGAAAGGGGCTCAGGAGGCTTCGGCTCCACTGGAAAGAATTAA